The genomic stretch ATTTTGCAAGATCCAATCCTAATCCACTTACTTATTGGATCAAAGATCAATATCCATACCCGATCTATATCCAAAATTTTATAATCCATAACCGATTCATTATACTTTTTTCTAAGGGTCCTGCTATATgtcgtcgacaatttactaattatcgtcgacatttaatgtaaatttccaagtttgccctccataacataactccatttccgtctcactaaaatgtaatttccgtctcactaaaatctttcaaacaaaaaaaaaaaaaaaaaaagcgggatttgtacttaacaacatgaacgagaacttagcgattatcgattaccgcaccaaaaattaatctaagtcagaaaatgattttttttcaaaaaaaaaaaaaaaaaaaaaaaaaactttttttttccggacgaaaaacattttcgtccagaccaaggtccggacaaagaaaattttcgtccagaccatggtccagacaaaaatatttttcgtccagacccaggtccagacggaaaatattttcgtccagacccaggtccagacgaaaaatattttcgtccggaaaaaaaaaatttttttttttaaaattttttttttttttttttttttccggacgaaaatatttttaAATCGCGGACTGATCtggacgaaaatattttccgtctggacctgggtctggacgaaaaatatttttgtctggaccatggtctggacgaaaaatttctttgtccgggccctttttcaacaatttttttttttttaaaaaaaattattaatttccatcttaaattAGTTTTGGGTGCGTGGACCGATAATCGCTAATTAAAATAAAtttcaataaattaaaaaattaaaataaaacgaactatccccgaacggggtttattagtaattattaattatttttttacgaaaacaaaacaagacggaaaaaatataagggggagtgtgagggaggggtagttttggaagttcattaaaattgtcgacgataattagtaaattgtcgacgacCTTTAGCAGGCAGGTTTTCTAACCCATACCTACtccaaatccatacccgatccaccaAATAATCCGAAACTTGATTTGGCAACataaaaaattaatcttatataaaaaaaattgaaatttcaaGTTTAATAAAGCCTAAATTTTCAAAATATCCGATTGGACAGGGTTCGAGTATGTATGGATCAGAATTGAATTTGGTTCGGGTTTTCGAATTGTGGATATGGATATTGGTTTTTAAATAGTGGATGACGATGGGTTTATAAAGGTGGGTTTGGATCGAATTTTTTCCTTCGTTTCGATTCGGGTTCGGTTTGATTTAGGTCATAATTGCCATCCCTACCGAGGGGTTTATCAAGTGCGACCAAAGGTAGCGGTTACGGGTttcctcgtcaccaaaaaaaaaaatagaagatGAAGACAGTCCGAGCAAAACAAACATGACTCGGTACGAGCTCCTAAAGGGCACAAAtctaagtgtataatacacgattttcgggatttCAAGGTCCCGAAACGAAAATGTCCGAAAATCATATGGATGGTTTCTCGGAGAAGATAAAGCAACCACAAATTTTTTAAGAAGCAACAaaggacatttgagggtgccggtacgGGATAAACGAGTCTCGGAAGAAAATCAGGCACTCCTTAAAAATAGTTGAATACTTCTTATTTAGGGCTGAAAATCGAATACGGTAGCTTATGAAACAACCCATGACATATGGTAGAAAAACTGGGAGGAAAACAAAAATGAGCCGGTACGACCTCCTAAATgcctcaaatttaagtgtataatacacgattttcaaGATTTCAGCTTTCAGGGTCATGGGataaaaatgtccgtaaatcataAGGACAGTTCATCGGGTCAGCTAAAGCAACCACACAAGTTTTGAGAAAAAACAGaggacatttgggtgtgccggtgggCGATAAAGTAGTCTCGGACGAAAATCGGGTATTCCTTAAAAGAAGATGAATACTTCTTAATTAGGGTTGAAAATTGAATACGGTAAATCATGAATCGAACCCTAACATGTGGTAGAAAAACAGGGAGGAAAAAAAACATTACCCGGTACAACCTCCTAAACGGCTCAAAtgtaagtgtataatacacggttttcgggatttcagggtcccgaaaCGAAAAAGTCCATAAATTATACAGATGGTTTCTCGGAACAGATAAAacagccacacaaattttgagaactatcagaggacatttgagggtgccggtaagCGATAAACGAGTCTCGGATGAAAATCGAATATTCCATAAAAGAAGATGAAACATCTTATTTAGGGCTGAAAATCGAATACGATAACGCGTGATGCGACTCCTGACACATGGTAAAAAAAACTAggaggaaaagaaacatgacccgACACAACCTCCTAAatggctcaaatttaagtgtaaaATACAAGGTTTTCGGGATTTTAGGGCCCCGGGACAAAACATTCCCTAGGTCATGTTTCTTAAATGGGAGGAAAATAAACATGACTAGGTAAGAGCTCCCAAatggctcaaatttaagtgttataatacatggttttcggGATTTTAGGGTTTCAGAACGAAAATGCATGAAAATCATACGGGTAGTTTCTTGGGtgagataaagcagccacacaaattttgagaagcaacagaggacatttgagggtgccggtacaCGATAAACGAGTCTCGGACGAAAATTAGTATTGAAAATCGAATATGGAAAGTCAACAAACCAAACCATTTGTCCAAGTCGGCACATTAACGGAGTATTTGACGTCAGACAGAGCTTATGTCACGGTTTTAAATCATTAGTTAATTTCAGGGGTATACGAGATAGATTCGCGAAAAGGAGGGGtataaaataaaaattgaaaaaacacgAGGGTGCACCAGAGAAAAACCCTTTTAAATAGGATATACAAACATAAATTATAAATGGTAAGAGTATAAATAAAACAAGCCAACACATTTTAGTTTCATAATATAAAAAAATTAGACGGTAATGAAGCTAGGTTGGGCGGAATCGGGCACCAAAACTAACTTAATTTATAAGTTCTTGAAATCAGATATCCATATCGGATAAAAATATTTCAGATATTCAAATTAAAGTTATCGAATCGGTTAGGGATTTCTATAGTAtatccatattttttttttttttgattttaaaaaccctaaccctaaattGTGATGCTGCGATTGAAAGCGTTTGATAGTATATCCATATTTTGTGAGTTACATGAATGAGTAAGTTTGAAACAATATTATTATATTCGTCATCTTATACCATAATTTGCTTTTATTTGTCTACTTCAATATCTCGACCTTGAAATACTTACCACTCACATATTGCTCTTATATTACTCGTATGACAGAATGTTTCTGAAATCTAAAAGCGAGGCATAAACCAAAACGGCGTACAAAAATCAGAATGCACATCGTCGCCACTGTAAAACTGGTGAATTTTTCCGGTTGCCAAGTCGAAAATCCCCATGTCATGCCCTCTAAACTTTGCTGGAAAATCCCAGAGTTTATCACAATCATCAGTGAAGTAAATGCAATTTGATTTACAGTTTCGACAATCTGATGCTCGTACTGATATACTCTGGTTATCGCCTACAAACAATGCAACATCACCCAATTCCGTGACTTGTTCCCACTTTTTAGCCTCTGAATCAAATGTAAATACCTCGAAATTGTCGGTTTTGTACCTTTCCTCTTTAGCGACTTGACTATCTGAATAATaccaaataaaacatatatgccGAAGAACGATGAGCAAATTACCTAAGGACTCCACAAAACATATTTCCTGTAAATACTTATTGAGACCATTCTTAAAAACCTCGGAAGATGGCAAGAATTGGATAGCCTTCACAGATTGATCAAATTTTGTGCTTTTACTTAATACTGATAAGTCGAGACACCCAACCGATGCATCCTCGTATAAAATTAGTATCAATCGATCTTTACACAAAATATCCATAGCACGACGATGAGTAAAGGGCCATGGGGGAACGATTGAAGTCCATGTAAGATCACCCGGTCTTGCAAAAGACAAGAATCTCGTCCATTTAGTATGAATCGCCAAAACTATCAAATCGTTACCATTGTTTCCCCTTTCGACATCTTTTACTACTATCGCCTTTGTAATAAAACCTCGTCGTTTACAAATagcatcttcttcctcatcatcaaGGGGTGGATCTTGGTTTGGAAAGGTAGGTTGAGGCGGGAGGCGAAGTCTAGCCTTGGTAAACGGGTTGTATATATAAATTTGTCGTCTAAGGTCGAAAGTGACAACCCATCCGCAAGTTGAACCCCAACATCTAGCACCGAAAGTGTAGGGAAGACTTAATTGGTAGTGTCTATCATTGTCGAGACTAACGACTTTTCTGAGAAAAGCCGGGTTTTTGTGGCAGTTCTCTGCTAGGAGTAGACATGGCATTGATGGCTTCCACATGGGTTTAACCAAGGAAGAAGCACGATTCCATGAGCGACAAACAATCGAAAAATAAACAAATTCTTCAATTACATCTAGTTTTAGCACAATCTCACCTAGAAGATTATACTCTAATTCAGACCAGTTTCCCATTTGTAAGGTTGAATAATTCTGCAATAAATAAGCAAaactaaataaatatattaaattaaacTTGATAAAGAATTGTTTTatcaacatccaataaattaaaataaagctCGTATAAACAGTGTgaaaattatttttaaaaaaacagTAACCTTATATGATGAAGAAGTTCTTCACGAGGAGGGACAGGTAAATCAATGATCAGGGTTGCAGGTAATTTAATCGGGAATATATATAGGTTTTTTTTATAGTAAAAATACTACTAATTGGATTCGGACCCCTAATTTGCGCCTGAAATCATATACTACTTCTTATTCTTATTGGATTTGGAGCCTGCTCacgagcttttcgagccgagcCGACGTTTGCTcagcttgactcgttaagctctcgagccggGCTCACAGGAGCCGAGTTTTGATCGAGCCGATTTCGAGTTGCTCGCGAGATGTCTCGTCTTATTAACAGCCCTAGTTCCAACTAGGGTTGCTAAAAACCGGTCTGGTTCGGAACCGATAATTTTATTCGATTTGGACCTGGTTTCGTTCAGCCAAAACTCCAAATCTAAACCGCACTGTTTCGGACGGTTTTAAACGCTTCAGCCAAGACTCCAAAGCTCTTTTTATCCCACATTGGTTGAATAAGTTGGAGTAATAAAGTTTATAAGTGATCACTTGTGTTAGACTACTAGATGTGTAGTAGTAAAGTAGCTCTACCACCACACACTCACGTGGACGCCGTGCATACTTCCTTTTGGAAGTGAGAAGAACTCCTCTTGTATCATGGTAGAAGATCTGTAGGCCTAAAAGAGAGGGTGGGTAGGATTGCATAACAACTACCTCTGGAATATGGTTGTGGTTGTTCATGATATAGTTGTGTTGTTGTCGACGACATTCGTTCCATGTGGCACTGACTTCATGATTAGGTTGTTTATCAATGAGAGTATGGAGGTCAATCGATTAGGGTACAATAGAGAGCAGTAGAGCACCATCGACTGTAGTCCGACAAAGTGCCAAGACCGGTTCTCTACAAATAAGCAAGCAAAGAAAATGAAATTAAACAGACGTAAAGAGACGAACAAACATCTTACTTCGTACTCTGTATTATTCCAACAATCAACATACATTATGATATATGAGTTATGACAGAATGTTCTGAGATCTAAAAGTGAGGCATAAACCAAAAGGGAGTACAAAAATCAGAATGCACATCATCGCCACTGTAAAACTGGTGAATTTTTCCGTCTTCCAAGTCGAAAAACCCCATGTCATGCCCTCCTAACTTTGCTGCCAAATTCCAGAATTCATCACAATCATCAGTAAAGTAAATGCAATTAGATTTACAGTTTCGACAATCTGATGCTCGTACTGATATACTCTGGTTATCGCCTACAAACAATGCAACATCGCCCAATTCCTTGACTTGCTCCCACTTTCTAGCCTCTGTATCAAATGCAAATACCTCAAAACGATCCGTTTTGTAAATCTCATCTTCGTTGACTTGACTATCTGGATCCCAAACATCTCGCTTACGTCGAAGAACAATGAGCAACTTACCCAAGGACTCCACGAAATACATTTCCTGTAAATGCTTATTGAGACGATTCTTAAAAACCTCAGAAGATGGCAAGAATTGCTTAGCCTTCACAGAATGTTCTGATTTTGTGCTTTTTCTTAAATCTGATAAGTCGAGACACCCAACCGATGCATCCTCGTATAGAATTAGTATCGAACCATCTTTACACACCACATCTGCAGTACGCTGACTAAATGGCAAAATAGCTGGCGTTCCTTCCACGGGCCAAGGAGGAACGATTGAAGTCCATGTAAGATCGCCCGGCCTTGCAAAAGATAAGAATCTCTTCCAATTAGTATGTATTGCCAAAACAATAAAATCATTACCATTCTTTCCCCTTTCGACATCTTTTACTACTATCGCCTTTCTAATAGAAACCATTCGTGCAAGAATAGCATCTTCTTCCTCATTATCGAGAGGTGGATCTTGGTTCGGAAGGGTAGGTTGAGGTGGTAGCCCAAGTCTAGCCTTGGTAAACGGGTTGTAAATGTAAATCTGTCGACTAAGGTCGATAGTGACAACCCATCCGCAAGTTGAACCCCAACATCTAGCACCGAAAGTGTGGGGAAGACTTAACTCGTAGCATCTATCGTTGTCGAGACTAAGGATTTTCCTGAGAAAATCCGGGTTTTGATCACCGTGGCTCTCTGCTAGTAGAAGACATGGCATTGACGGCTTCCACTTGGGTTTAACCAAGAAAGAAGCACGATTCCATGAACGACAAACAACCGAAAAATAAACAAAGTCTTCGATTGCATCTAGTTTTAGCACAATCTCACCTAGAAGGTCATAGTCTAATTCTGACCAATTTCCCATTTGTAAAGTTGAATAATCTGcaataaaaaattaaataaacaaaactaAATGAATACACAAAACTTAACACACACACATCTACTAAATATAAATCACCAAAGTATGGAAATAAAATCTTCTCATAAGCAAAGTCGATTGTAATATCGTTATATCGTCTCACGTTAAGATGACGTAAGacgtactccctccgtcccgaccaattgttgtcatttggttttaGCACAAAAACTAAGAAAAGAGGAGGGGACCAATTACTAATTGACAAGTGGACTAAATTGGAAAGTGAATGattaaattgctcatcaagttatTCTTAAAAtgcaaaggacaacaattgactgtgaaactaaaataaaataggataacaaatgaccgccACAGAGGGAGTAATATGAAGTGCCGTAGAAGCTGAAAAGAAAAAGAtcgaagaaaaaaaaataattatcCGTTATGTTAAGAGGTCTTTGAGACCATCCTTATCTTGGGCTGGTTCTGGGTCTCCCAAGCCAAGCCCAACCTGCCATAGGCCTGCCCCTCAGTTCACCATTTTCCCGGCCCGACCAGCCCAATATCTCGGGCCGGTTCCGGGTCCCCAAACCAAGCCCGACCCGACCCATCCCAACCCAACCCGATCCAACTCGCCCGTTTGACCAGCCCTATACCTCTAAACTATTTCATTTTCTCAGGGGAAGAAACATTGACTAGGCATAAAACTCTTAGATATGAGTTCAGAAAACGTTATTTTTTTTCCCAAACCAAAGATCTCCTAAAGACggtaaaatatgaaaaaaaaaatttttactgTTTTCGGAACTTGGAAGTGGAGCTCTCAGTTAAAGTATAGCTAGTAAAAAAACTTTGATTGACCAATACGAGTTCAAAAACAATGATTTTGAAGATCTCGTAAAGACAtgcaatttgaaaaaaaaattatcttttTGAACTTGTATTCAAGAGTTATACTTAGTCAAAGTTTGTTTTCGAAAAAGTTGGGGTGCAACTTGCAAGTTAGAAAATGAAATAATTGAGAGTTACACATGAGAAAATAGAAAAGAATCTAATTAAATGATTGCTTTACAAGTTTGATGGCCAATTTCATGATTCTTTCCCCAATTAGGTAGGCACATTAAGCGGAATCATTCTTAAGTGTACCGGGTGTACCATATACGGAGTATACGTTAACTATACCCTGTCCAACAAACTGTACCTTTTTTTTTGCCTATATATATTCTACTTCAAATTAATAGACTATAACACTAGTTGTATGGTTTAGTATTTGTGCGAGCAGGAACAGTCGCCCTTGAGTATGGAAAAGTTTTTGAAGTTTTACATACACTAGTTAATTTAAGTATAACTACAtacatcaaataaattaaaataaaactcgtACAAACACTGTGAAATTATTAAAAGAAAAACACTAACCTTGTTTGATTGAAGTTTTTCTCAAGGAGGGGCAGGTAAATCAATGATTAAGGCTGTGGGAAATTCAGTCAGAACTCAGAACTGCGTAGTTGAGTTTTTCAGTTGGTAATTTTAATAGTTGAGTCATGCGTACTGTGCGAATTTATATATGgactgtgtttttttttttttagtaaaatCATACTCCTTACTGGATTCGGACACCTAATTTGGGCCGGAAACCACTAGAACATAAGATACTTTTGTTTAAATACTTAcatttgtttaaatcatttgtttaaatcatttgtttgttttgtttaaaATACttttcgtaaaaaaaaaaaaaaaaaaaaaaaaagggacaaAAAGAGTACTATGGAGCACTTCATCCGCCAAACccttgttaatttttttttgggaCTTTCTCACGTTACCCTCTAGGCTCTAGGTTTGGTCAAACATAAACCGTCCCGGCCCGACCCGCCTATCTGGGCACTTTTGACCCGCCGCACCTAGCCAGCATGCA from Silene latifolia isolate original U9 population chromosome 2, ASM4854445v1, whole genome shotgun sequence encodes the following:
- the LOC141627698 gene encoding putative F-box protein At4g22170, yielding MGNWSELDYDLLGEIVLKLDAIEDFVYFSVVCRSWNRASFLVKPKWKPSMPCLLLAESHGDQNPDFLRKILSLDNDRCYELSLPHTFGARCWGSTCGWVVTIDLSRQIYIYNPFTKARLGLPPQPTLPNQDPPLDNEEEDAILARMVSIRKAIVVKDVERGKNGNDFIVLAIHTNWKRFLSFARPGDLTWTSIVPPWPVEGTPAILPFSQRTADVVCKDGSILILYEDASVGCLDLSDLRKSTKSEHSVKAKQFLPSSEVFKNRLNKHLQEMYFVESLGKLLIVLRRKRDVWDPDSQVNEDEIYKTDRFEVFAFDTEARKWEQVKELGDVALFVGDNQSISVRASDCRNCKSNCIYFTDDCDEFWNLAAKLGGHDMGFFDLEDGKIHQFYSGDDVHSDFCTPFWFMPHF
- the LOC141627689 gene encoding putative F-box protein At4g17565, whose product is MGNWSELEYNLLGEIVLKLDVIEEFVYFSIVCRSWNRASSLVKPMWKPSMPCLLLAENCHKNPAFLRKVVSLDNDRHYQLSLPYTFGARCWGSTCGWVVTFDLRRQIYIYNPFTKARLRLPPQPTFPNQDPPLDDEEEDAICKRRGFITKAIVVKDVERGNNGNDLIVLAIHTKWTRFLSFARPGDLTWTSIVPPWPFTHRRAMDILCKDRLILILYEDASVGCLDLSVLSKSTKFDQSVKAIQFLPSSEVFKNGLNKYLQEICFVESLGNLLIVLRHICFIWYYSDSQVAKEERYKTDNFEVFTFDSEAKKWEQVTELGDVALFVGDNQSISVRASDCRNCKSNCIYFTDDCDKLWDFPAKFRGHDMGIFDLATGKIHQFYSGDDVHSDFCTPFWFMPRF